A section of the Anabaena cylindrica PCC 7122 genome encodes:
- a CDS encoding Crp/Fnr family transcriptional regulator, with amino-acid sequence MSLYTGLTQSSTNNTQKHFNRRSLLPIQKNALWQIESGFVMTYTYLENGTTVALGLWGPGDVVGELLSTMKPYQIECLTKVEATALPVVDWHQLTPILLYHIQQAEELMVIRSHKKVEAMLIQLLAWLSKKFGSEVEKGRLIDMRLTHEDLAALISSTRVTITRILGQLEQEGLIDRLSLHRIIVLQEDIWYYEI; translated from the coding sequence ATGTCATTATACACAGGTCTTACTCAATCATCTACTAACAATACTCAAAAGCATTTCAACAGGCGATCGCTATTGCCAATTCAAAAAAATGCCCTCTGGCAAATAGAAAGCGGCTTTGTGATGACATACACTTATCTAGAAAACGGTACAACAGTAGCGTTGGGATTATGGGGTCCGGGAGATGTAGTTGGTGAACTGCTATCGACAATGAAACCCTATCAGATCGAATGTTTAACCAAAGTAGAAGCGACTGCTTTACCTGTGGTTGATTGGCATCAACTCACACCAATTTTGCTTTACCACATCCAACAAGCAGAAGAATTAATGGTGATTCGTAGTCATAAAAAAGTAGAGGCTATGCTGATTCAACTATTAGCATGGTTGTCAAAAAAGTTTGGCTCAGAAGTAGAGAAAGGGCGTTTAATTGATATGCGTCTGACTCATGAAGATTTAGCAGCACTGATCAGTTCTACCCGTGTGACTATCACTCGTATATTAGGACAATTGGAACAGGAGGGATTAATTGATAGACTTTCTCTGCATCGAATTATCGTG
- a CDS encoding RrF2 family transcriptional regulator — protein MYSSILSTDLNSQNYALLDLSAKVEYALLALLELASHHDKKVPLTMNEIAAKQPIPERYLEQILTQLRRAGLVQSQRGSKGGFLLMREPWQITLLEIVTLVEGERKEKESPETPTIEKTLVLEIWEQANAASIEVLRSYTLQDLRQETETRAQNNPMYYI, from the coding sequence ATGTACAGTAGTATTCTGAGTACAGATTTGAATAGTCAAAACTACGCTCTTCTGGATCTTTCTGCGAAAGTGGAATACGCGCTCCTAGCACTGTTAGAACTGGCCAGCCATCACGATAAAAAAGTTCCTTTGACTATGAACGAGATTGCGGCCAAGCAACCTATACCGGAACGCTATCTCGAACAAATTCTCACTCAACTGCGGCGTGCGGGTTTGGTACAGAGTCAACGTGGTTCCAAAGGAGGTTTTTTGTTAATGCGCGAACCTTGGCAAATTACTTTGCTAGAAATTGTCACCTTGGTAGAAGGTGAACGGAAAGAGAAAGAAAGCCCTGAGACTCCAACGATAGAAAAAACTTTGGTTCTAGAGATCTGGGAGCAAGCTAACGCGGCTTCAATTGAGGTTTTGCGTAGCTATACACTCCAAGATTTACGCCAGGAAACAGAGACTCGCGCCCAAAATAATCCCATGTATTACATTTAG
- the cysK gene encoding cysteine synthase A encodes MRIAKNITELVGKTPLVQLNKIPQQSGALAQIVVKLESMNPAASVKDRIGVSMIQAAEEQGLIIPGKTTLVEPTSGNTGIALAMVAAAKGYHLILTMPDTMSQERRLMLKAYGAQLELTPGVEGMRGAIARATEIVAITPNSYMLQQFSNPANPQIHALTTAEEIWDDTDGEVDILVSGVGTGGTITGVSQVIKQRKPSFQAVAVEPVNSPVLAGGKAGPHKIQGIGPGFIPAIYRTELVDEIIQVADDQAIIYSRRLAKEEGLLSGISAGAALYAALELAKRPENVNKLIVMVQPSFGERYLSTSLFKDADENEWLIKV; translated from the coding sequence ATGCGTATAGCGAAAAATATTACCGAATTAGTAGGTAAAACGCCTTTAGTACAGTTAAACAAGATTCCTCAACAGTCAGGAGCATTAGCGCAGATTGTTGTCAAACTAGAAAGTATGAATCCTGCGGCTTCTGTTAAAGACAGAATTGGCGTGAGCATGATTCAAGCAGCAGAAGAACAAGGCTTAATTATTCCTGGTAAAACTACTTTAGTTGAGCCAACTTCTGGAAATACAGGAATTGCTTTAGCGATGGTTGCAGCCGCTAAAGGCTACCATCTGATTTTGACGATGCCGGATACAATGAGCCAAGAACGGCGATTAATGCTCAAGGCTTATGGGGCGCAATTAGAGTTAACACCAGGGGTTGAGGGAATGCGGGGGGCGATCGCACGAGCAACAGAAATTGTCGCCATCACCCCCAATTCATATATGTTGCAACAATTCAGCAATCCTGCTAACCCCCAAATTCACGCTCTCACCACTGCTGAAGAAATTTGGGATGATACAGATGGAGAAGTTGACATCCTTGTTTCAGGAGTAGGAACTGGAGGAACAATTACAGGTGTATCCCAAGTAATCAAACAACGCAAACCTAGCTTTCAAGCAGTAGCAGTTGAACCAGTTAATAGTCCGGTATTAGCAGGAGGAAAAGCCGGTCCACACAAAATTCAAGGGATAGGCCCTGGATTTATTCCCGCTATCTATCGGACGGAACTTGTTGATGAAATTATTCAAGTCGCAGATGATCAAGCGATTATCTACAGTCGTCGGTTAGCAAAAGAAGAAGGACTGCTATCAGGAATTTCTGCTGGTGCGGCTTTATATGCAGCACTGGAACTGGCCAAGCGTCCAGAAAATGTCAATAAATTGATAGTTATGGTGCAGCCTAGCTTTGGTGAACGCTACCTCAGCACCTCATTATTTAAAGATGCTGATGAGAATGAATGGTTAATTAAAGTTTGA